In Halorubrum sp. BV1, the following proteins share a genomic window:
- the ribB gene encoding 3,4-dihydroxy-2-butanone-4-phosphate synthase has protein sequence MRVDADADGPSTGRPAADGSAVGRALDAFRVGEPVCVHDFADREGETDIVYPAGAVDEAAVAHMRNDAGGLICVAVDDPVADAFGLPFLADALDHPAVDDDPAYDDRSSFSLPVNHRETFTGITDEDRARTIIEIANAAAAAGDDPAEYGPDDFAAEFRAPGHVHVLRGARDGLAGRTGHTELGLAMAEAVDAAPAAVVCEMLDDETGAALSPADAAAYAERRGIPYVEGADLVDALGN, from the coding sequence ATGCGCGTCGACGCCGACGCCGACGGTCCGAGCACTGGTCGTCCGGCCGCCGACGGCTCGGCGGTCGGCCGCGCGCTCGACGCCTTCCGCGTCGGCGAGCCGGTCTGCGTCCACGACTTCGCGGACCGCGAAGGGGAGACAGACATCGTCTACCCCGCGGGTGCGGTCGACGAGGCCGCGGTGGCGCACATGCGAAACGACGCCGGCGGGCTGATCTGCGTCGCCGTCGACGATCCCGTCGCCGACGCGTTCGGTCTGCCGTTCCTCGCCGACGCCCTCGATCACCCCGCCGTCGACGACGATCCCGCCTACGACGACCGGTCCTCGTTCTCGCTGCCGGTCAACCACCGCGAGACGTTCACGGGGATCACGGACGAGGACCGCGCTCGGACAATAATCGAGATCGCGAACGCCGCGGCGGCGGCGGGCGACGACCCCGCTGAGTACGGCCCCGACGACTTCGCGGCCGAGTTCCGCGCCCCGGGCCACGTCCACGTCCTCCGCGGGGCTCGCGACGGGCTCGCCGGGCGGACCGGCCACACCGAACTCGGGCTCGCAATGGCCGAGGCAGTCGACGCCGCGCCGGCCGCCGTGGTCTGTGAAATGCTCGACGACGAGACAGGCGCAGCGCTGTCGCCCGCTGACGCCGCCGCCTACGCCGAGCGGCGCGGGATTCCCTACGTCGAGGGCGCGGACCTCGTCGACGCGCTCGGGAACTGA
- a CDS encoding DUF120 domain-containing protein, whose translation MAEATAAADLDPAAIAALKHVGLVGGLTETKVSCAALGDRLDASTQTASRRLQSLESAGYIERDVVGDGQWVRVTEAGEAALRAEYADYRRLFETDVDLVLRGVVTSGMGEGRHYITLSGYAEQFRSRLGYEPFPGTLNVDLSEESVRRRGELTGIDAVPIDAWEDDDRTYGAASCYGVTLVAGDERYEEVHAIVPDRTHHDDDQLELIAPERLRDALALDDGTEIEIRVAAAERADDTATTAVETEVA comes from the coding sequence ATGGCAGAAGCGACGGCGGCGGCGGACCTCGACCCGGCCGCGATAGCGGCCCTGAAACACGTCGGGCTCGTCGGCGGCTTAACTGAGACGAAGGTGTCGTGTGCGGCGCTCGGCGACCGCCTCGACGCCTCGACGCAGACCGCCTCCCGGCGGCTTCAGAGCCTCGAATCCGCGGGGTACATCGAGCGCGACGTGGTCGGCGACGGCCAGTGGGTCAGAGTCACCGAGGCGGGCGAGGCGGCGCTGCGCGCGGAGTACGCCGACTACCGCCGGCTTTTCGAGACCGACGTCGACCTCGTCCTCCGCGGCGTGGTCACGAGCGGGATGGGGGAGGGTCGACACTACATCACCCTCTCAGGCTACGCCGAGCAGTTCCGATCGCGGCTCGGCTACGAGCCGTTCCCCGGCACGCTCAACGTCGACCTGAGCGAGGAGAGCGTCCGCCGCCGCGGCGAACTGACCGGGATCGACGCGGTGCCGATAGACGCGTGGGAGGACGACGACCGGACCTACGGCGCGGCGTCGTGTTACGGTGTCACGCTCGTCGCGGGCGACGAGCGCTACGAGGAGGTTCACGCGATAGTTCCCGACCGCACGCACCACGACGACGACCAACTGGAGCTTATCGCGCCGGAACGCCTCCGCGACGCCCTCGCGCTCGACGACGGGACCGAAATCGAGATCCGCGTGGCTGCGGCCGAGCGGGCGGACGACACGGCGACAACTGCCGTCGAGACGGAGGTGGCCTGA
- a CDS encoding MFS transporter, which produces MDTAERRIVGFTAGAHALVHTYELSIPILLTVWIAEFSTTAAALGGVVTVGYGLFGIGALPGGILVDRIGSKPLILACLSGMAGSFLLVSLAPTLAVLTLAIALWGVTASVYHPAGLALISTSVDQRGTALGYHGIGGNLGIALGPLATALLLLAFDWEVVAALLAVPALLVAGYGATLDVGGESAASGRGDDAHADTTAMTLGSVVGDTRALMAGGFVLVLAFAVSSGLYYRTFLTFLPDLLGDVLSGLVDVQLIDPESPYAEEFDLARYLYVAVLTVGVFGQYLGGRIADRVRPERGLIGLMSVLAVLALLFAPASETTAMFLAVSLLLGVALFTVQPLSQATVAAYSPPDARGLSFGFTYLAIFGVGSLGAALAGTVLTRAGSDELFVVLAGIATVGALCATAIVRFATRRD; this is translated from the coding sequence ATGGACACAGCCGAGCGCCGGATCGTCGGCTTCACCGCGGGTGCACACGCGCTGGTTCACACCTACGAACTCTCGATACCAATCTTGCTTACGGTGTGGATAGCGGAGTTCTCCACCACGGCGGCGGCGCTCGGCGGAGTCGTCACGGTCGGCTACGGACTGTTCGGGATCGGGGCGCTCCCCGGCGGGATCCTCGTCGACCGGATCGGCTCGAAGCCGCTCATCCTCGCGTGTCTGAGCGGGATGGCGGGATCGTTTCTCCTCGTGAGCCTCGCTCCGACCCTCGCGGTCCTCACGCTCGCGATCGCCTTGTGGGGCGTCACCGCGAGCGTCTACCACCCGGCGGGACTCGCGCTGATATCGACGTCGGTCGACCAGCGCGGCACCGCGCTCGGGTATCACGGTATCGGCGGGAACCTCGGGATCGCCCTCGGTCCGCTCGCGACCGCGCTCCTCCTCTTGGCCTTCGACTGGGAGGTCGTCGCCGCACTGCTCGCCGTCCCGGCGCTCCTCGTCGCGGGCTACGGCGCGACCCTCGACGTCGGCGGGGAGTCGGCGGCGAGCGGTCGCGGCGACGACGCGCACGCCGACACGACGGCGATGACGCTCGGCAGCGTCGTCGGCGACACGCGGGCGCTCATGGCCGGTGGGTTCGTGCTCGTGCTGGCGTTCGCCGTGTCGAGCGGCCTCTACTATCGGACGTTCCTCACCTTCCTCCCGGATCTGCTCGGAGACGTGCTCTCGGGGCTCGTCGACGTACAGCTTATCGACCCCGAGAGCCCCTACGCCGAGGAGTTCGACCTCGCGCGGTACCTGTACGTCGCCGTCCTCACCGTCGGGGTGTTCGGCCAGTACCTCGGCGGGCGCATCGCCGACCGGGTCCGCCCCGAACGCGGGCTGATCGGTCTCATGTCCGTGCTGGCCGTGCTCGCGCTGCTTTTCGCTCCCGCGAGTGAGACCACTGCGATGTTCCTCGCGGTCTCGCTGCTCCTCGGCGTCGCGCTGTTCACCGTCCAACCGCTCTCGCAGGCGACCGTCGCCGCCTACTCGCCGCCCGACGCCCGCGGGCTCTCCTTCGGCTTCACCTACCTCGCCATCTTCGGGGTCGGGTCGCTCGGCGCGGCGCTCGCCGGGACGGTCCTGACCAGAGCCGGCTCGGACGAGTTGTTCGTCGTGCTGGCCGGGATCGCGACTGTCGGCGCGCTCTGTGCGACCGCGATCGTGCGGTTCGCGACACGACGGGACTGA
- a CDS encoding thermonuclease family protein has translation MTETLAVLGMTLLVVLAGCGGFAGPGDQPSPSTDVAEPTDSGGPETGTAWIVTVTRVIDGDTIEVVFPNGETDTVRLLGVDTPETSHGSVTPDEFEGIPDTAAGRDHLYTWGQNAAQYATETLAGETVRIETDERADRRGGFGRLLAYVYLDGENVNERLLANGYARLYDSQFTMRDTFRDAERDARDGAVGLWGFEASSGSAPASIAGLSGVAFVSPSRHLRVTSASLPRHLHVDPHGSPTSLGGLGLCYLRGNRAVFAWPDSSDV, from the coding sequence GTGACCGAGACGCTTGCGGTGCTCGGGATGACGTTGCTCGTCGTCCTCGCCGGCTGTGGCGGGTTCGCAGGACCCGGCGATCAGCCGTCGCCGTCGACCGATGTGGCCGAGCCGACGGATTCCGGCGGACCGGAGACAGGCACCGCGTGGATCGTGACCGTCACGCGGGTGATTGACGGCGACACGATCGAGGTCGTCTTTCCGAACGGCGAGACGGACACCGTCCGGCTGCTGGGCGTCGACACCCCAGAGACGTCTCACGGATCCGTCACTCCGGATGAGTTCGAGGGGATTCCGGACACGGCCGCCGGACGCGATCACCTCTATACGTGGGGACAAAACGCGGCTCAGTACGCGACTGAGACGCTCGCGGGCGAGACGGTCCGGATCGAGACGGACGAGCGCGCCGACCGCCGCGGCGGGTTCGGCCGGCTACTCGCGTACGTGTACCTCGACGGCGAGAACGTCAACGAGCGGCTTCTCGCGAACGGCTACGCGCGGCTGTATGACAGCCAGTTCACCATGCGCGACACGTTCCGTGACGCGGAACGGGACGCACGCGACGGAGCCGTCGGACTGTGGGGATTCGAGGCGTCGAGCGGTTCCGCGCCGGCATCTATAGCCGGTCTTAGCGGTGTCGCCTTCGTGTCACCTTCGCGTCACCTTCGCGTCACCTCTGCGTCACTTCCGCGTCACCTCCACGTTGATCCCCACGGCTCGCCCACCTCACTGGGGGGTTTGGGGTTGTGCTACCTCCGAGGCAATCGCGCGGTTTTCGCGTGGCCCGACTCATCTGATGTGTGA
- a CDS encoding ribonuclease catalytic domain-containing protein translates to MTADEPKPGSAEDQGPVTITPALADQLAEKREELFEEFEIRDAFPNEVLREAEARTEDVYEEIEAEIDEREDLRDLTTWTTDPVDAQDFDDAISIEREDDAYRLWVHIADVTHYVTPDTAMWEEAVERANTVYLPDYTIHMLPPVLAETVCSLVPNEDRLAHTVEMEIDEETLSFEDIEIYKSVINSDERLTYNECEERLEDPSLPLGEENALAYELADQMHEQRKADGSLVLNPSRDRAHTIIEESMLKANKAVTHTLMWDRGVEAMYRVHPQPTPDQWNEALKEIQELDGVSIPGDAWGDDPRKAVNAALETSPGRQLNKIQRAVLKVMPRAKYMNDPFGGHHALNFDIYGHFTSPIRRLSDTINHWIVHENDVPENLLELCDHASDKQKDGETAERLYKQFLQEEGLDPHAVNNRGVEVVEDPEEAKHTA, encoded by the coding sequence ATGACTGCAGACGAGCCGAAACCCGGGTCCGCCGAGGACCAAGGCCCCGTGACGATCACGCCGGCGCTCGCCGATCAACTCGCCGAGAAACGCGAGGAGCTGTTCGAGGAGTTCGAGATCCGTGACGCGTTCCCGAACGAGGTGCTCCGCGAGGCGGAGGCTCGGACCGAAGACGTGTACGAGGAGATCGAAGCTGAGATCGACGAACGGGAGGACCTCCGTGACCTCACAACGTGGACGACGGACCCGGTCGACGCCCAGGACTTCGACGACGCCATCTCCATCGAGCGGGAGGACGACGCCTACCGGCTGTGGGTCCACATCGCCGACGTCACCCACTACGTCACGCCCGACACCGCGATGTGGGAGGAGGCGGTCGAGCGCGCGAACACGGTGTACCTCCCCGATTACACGATCCACATGCTTCCGCCCGTGCTCGCGGAGACCGTGTGTTCTCTCGTCCCGAACGAGGACCGGCTCGCGCACACGGTGGAGATGGAGATCGACGAGGAGACGCTGTCGTTCGAGGACATCGAGATCTACAAGTCGGTGATCAACTCCGACGAGCGACTCACCTACAACGAGTGCGAGGAGCGGCTCGAAGACCCCTCGCTCCCGCTCGGCGAGGAGAACGCACTCGCGTACGAACTGGCGGACCAGATGCACGAACAGCGCAAGGCTGACGGCTCGCTCGTGTTGAACCCGAGCCGCGACCGCGCGCACACCATCATCGAAGAGTCGATGCTGAAGGCGAACAAGGCGGTGACACACACCCTGATGTGGGACCGCGGCGTCGAGGCGATGTACCGCGTCCACCCGCAGCCGACGCCCGACCAGTGGAACGAGGCGCTAAAAGAGATCCAAGAACTCGACGGCGTCTCGATCCCCGGCGACGCGTGGGGCGACGACCCGCGGAAGGCGGTCAACGCCGCGTTGGAAACCTCTCCCGGCCGCCAACTCAACAAGATCCAGCGAGCGGTGCTGAAGGTGATGCCCCGCGCGAAGTACATGAACGACCCGTTCGGCGGCCACCACGCGCTCAACTTCGACATCTACGGCCACTTCACCTCGCCCATCCGTCGCCTGTCGGACACGATCAACCACTGGATCGTCCACGAGAACGACGTGCCGGAGAACCTCCTCGAACTCTGTGACCACGCCAGCGACAAACAGAAAGACGGCGAGACCGCAGAGCGGCTCTACAAGCAGTTCCTCCAAGAGGAGGGGCTCGACCCGCATGCGGTGAACAACCGCGGCGTTGAGGTCGTCGAGGACCCCGAAGAGGCGAAACACACGGCCTGA
- a CDS encoding MaoC family dehydratase, translating into MGRETETHDRSGSNGTATPDAGTPVTDGGTERRLVAGWEGRYYEDFTVGDVYKHPYGRTVTETDNVWFTNLSMNLNPMHFNEAYAAETEFGERLVDGTFVIALAVGMSVIDVSANATANLGYDDIRHHEPVFHGDTIFAESEVLEKRESSSRDHVGIVTTGLRAYNQDGDLVLSVERTVMVLKRSHAEPSAAQPTGWPEGIGTQPEDLS; encoded by the coding sequence ATGGGACGAGAGACCGAGACGCACGATCGGAGCGGGTCGAACGGGACAGCGACACCGGACGCGGGGACACCAGTGACGGACGGCGGCACGGAGCGCCGGCTCGTCGCCGGATGGGAGGGCCGGTACTACGAGGATTTCACGGTCGGCGACGTCTACAAACACCCCTACGGGCGGACCGTGACCGAGACGGACAACGTCTGGTTCACGAACCTGTCGATGAACCTCAATCCGATGCACTTCAACGAGGCGTACGCCGCGGAGACGGAGTTCGGCGAGCGCCTCGTCGACGGCACCTTCGTCATCGCGCTCGCGGTCGGCATGAGCGTCATCGACGTGAGTGCGAACGCGACGGCGAACCTCGGTTACGACGACATCCGCCACCATGAGCCCGTCTTCCACGGCGACACAATCTTCGCGGAGTCGGAGGTGCTCGAAAAGCGGGAGTCGTCCTCGCGCGACCACGTCGGCATCGTCACCACCGGGCTGCGCGCGTACAACCAGGACGGCGACCTCGTGCTCTCCGTAGAGCGCACGGTGATGGTTCTGAAACGGTCGCACGCGGAGCCGAGCGCGGCGCAGCCGACCGGATGGCCGGAGGGCATCGGCACGCAGCCGGAGGACCTGAGCTGA